The sequence below is a genomic window from Amia ocellicauda isolate fAmiCal2 chromosome 6, fAmiCal2.hap1, whole genome shotgun sequence.
GTCCTGTGTGGGGAGGTTGTGGGGAGTTCCTCGACTAAGTTTAATTGAGGTGGCGCAGTCACTCTGGTTAGTGTCCTGAACTAATGCACCCATTACGGTGGGAcacaattaaattaacaattaaaagGCATAAACTGAGACAATGATGGCTGTTTAAACTTTTATACAATTGACATGTCTCAAAGTGAACACGCAACAATTACTGCCAATTTGAATGGCAATGCTAAAGTATTTGTCATGAGAATCAACATGaaaatccaaaataaataataatcagattttaaaatgcataaactTACATGAACTACAAATGCATTAAGGTACATTCCTTTAGATGGCAATActgtaaatgaaaaacattaaatataattgtCTATAAAAAATTCAACTTTTTAAATCCCAGCGTTAGTTATACCAGTATtggtaaataaattaaatataaattaaaacattaaaaacaatgcttAATAAGCATTTGAAAATCCTTGTTTTGGAATGGACAGTTTCCACTTTACCACAGGTACTCCAATATGTGTTAATCAAGACCCTATTATTGTTAACTAATGCACAAGGAGCACTAGTAATGCACTGGTAAGTCATGAACCGTTTCCACTACATCAGGCACTTCCAAAAGGGTTAACTAATTCACTAATCAGCTTACGTAATGTGTGATGAAACCTCTTAAGCAATTAATAAGGcataaatcataaatgtaaagcacaccacacacacacatataacccGGATGGTACCCACCCTTATCCACCTGATTTGCAGAGGAAGATGGCAGCATGGAGTTCAGCAAGTAAGACATACAGTACATCCATTAAAGCCCAGTTTATTCATCTCAACACTTACTACTACAACTTTGTTGTGAGAATATAATTCCTGTTAAATATATTTGGACTAAATTATTGCCTCCCCCAGAAAACATCTAATAAACCATCTGGTGATTAATTATTTAACATAAATAAGCACTGATCAATATATCAATATTTTCcaacagtgagggaaaaaagtatttgatcccctgctgattgtgtacgtttgcccactgacaaagaaatgatcagtctataattttaatggtaggtgtattttaacagtgagagacagaataacaacaaaaaaatccagaaaaacgcatttcaaaaaagttataaattgatttgcatgttaatgagggaaataagtatttgaccccttcgacttagtacttggtggcaaaacccttgttggcaatcacagaggtcagacgtttcttgtagttggccaccaggtttgcacacatctcaggagggattttgtcccgctcctctttgcagatcctctccaagtcattggaggaaagggagcaaggaggagaacaatcaaaaatgcaagaagcataataaaactctgtgaagtgctatctaatggggattaaaaggactaatattacaagtactgtctgaaaagatgtgtcttgagtaagtgctggAATGAGGTCATATATATGACCTCCATTCTTTCAAATGTCGAgtatattaagtattttaacaaaatgtattgtcCCAGAAACAACAGCAAACACAGCAAAGTCAGGTTGTACATTCACCATCTTTTTATCCAACAATTTTATTTCCTTCTTAACCTTCCAGGAACTGTAATTCAAATACACTGAACTGGTCATTACATTCAAATAGGCTGGAAGCAAGATCAAACACAGTACAAGTTCCAACAGCCTAGAAATAATATAGATGgcaaaattattaataaatgtttCAACACAGAGCTATTGCTATTGTTTGTCAGGCTTCTTCACTGGCTATTGCAGCTTCAGCAGTATTGGCAGTATTATTCAATATAATGTCCTTTGCCTCCTCATACCCTGCCATAATTAGCTACTGTtcaacagtgctgaaataggCATCACGATCTTTTACTATTGGCAAATCATAGTTTCGGTGCCACTGAGCGTCCTTTGGAATCCAAACAGGTGttagatattatttgttagaatgtatttttctatgggaaattctgtcCTATCTGGTtcggtagaggaaacagacttccttcCTTTTATCTAGCCCCTGGTAGCATGGCTTATCCATATgtccagagaccaaaagggtacctgtcctctgattggctcctagccaaattccaaAGGACCCCCATTTCTAAATAACATTAGCATAAAGCAGACAattcatggtggtggcaaaatgcgattggaaggaaaccttataaaagggaaacaaAGAGAAGTTTAGTGCTCTTTACTGTTCAAGGAGATCAAGAAGAAGAGACAACAACAAGATAGAGcaggaggaagaagagagagagagaggaatgtgCACTTATTCTCGATGAGCAACGTCTGTCCTGAGCTAATGAGCAATTTAAATCCGAAATGTGGGTTGGAAGAACTGAAAATCCCAGATAACTGTTAGTGCGTTAACTTAATCCGGGATTTGTCAATTTAACCTGACTTTGTTAATCCACGTATGAAGAACAGACCCCTGATGATCTATAATGTTGTGTAAATTaacttttgcaaatgtaatgCTTACAGCTAGCCAAAGGTGATGTACAGTATACATTTGTGAACCTGACATTATTCTGTAAACTGAGTGTGAAACATAACGTTTACAGTATGTaatccagctgtataaatagacATAGTGAGCACCTAGGTAAACGAATATTTGTAAGCACTGCAAAgattgcattcgcaacctatcattatctttcaagttggaagcactgcccaaggggcagTATACAATTGGTCTGAGCGCTGAatattactacgagctattgttcagtgtaactgcgtgtgtctggcactgtctttgtctgtattcagatattaagcggccattacttgtgctattagcagtcctgcgtgggagggagggccatcctgaccagccttgtgagtTTATTATCTAATACAGATTAAATTAGCCGGTATGTTTGTGTCGTTGccactggacactcgggcaagccagctgagaagtcgctcaagtcgccgcagccaagtatcgctttttctcttgcgtttcctagtttagttaagttacattgattgtttaagtggtttgttgtttagctacgaattgtatatcttgcacctgttttgtagtaagagcagcgactgtctgttagtgaatttagcaagttacttagcacattcgacacgccctgtctacaatcagaagcgttacactgtaggctgtgattatttagcatttgtttaacattactacgagctattgttcagtgtaacagcgtgtgtctggcactgtctttgtctgtattcagatattaagtggCCATTacttgtgctattagcagtcctgtgtgggagggagggacatcctgaccagccttgtgtcattcaacgcaatacaggtgtgcactgtcatAATTAGTTACAAGTGTCATTTAACCAACCCCCCacacctctgcgccagcagtcagcaccagcagccttcagtgctcCCCTAccgaagggccccatctccaaagggcggggactctagctgcggggaaTCCAGCggggagaagactgcgaggagacgctgcacagcaaaaacaggcaaccatgacgatctctccaatTCCCGTCCATCTTCTCTGCGTGCACCTGCacgccattgcttccctaatccctccaacctcatctctctgcctctcccctcctcctccctcccatctactccactctctgggggcctgtggaactgccactcagcttccaacaaagccgacttcatctctgccttcgcctcccaccagtctctggatttcctcgctctcaccgagacatggatctccccggacaactctaccacccctgctgcactatcctctctgtttgtcctgtcccactcccctcgtcttaccgggcggggaggaggaacaggactcctgctctccccttctcctcttctctgtccccccctctctctcctctatctcgacccacagctttgaattccatgcagtggaaatcacctctccctctcacctcttccttctagttctctacggtccacctggtccactcacctccttcctgaaTGAACTCAagtttcttctctcctccctctcctcactgtcctcacctaccatcctcctgggagacttcaacatacacctctccaacccttcccactgtgccggatttcttcctctccttcactcctttaatttctctccgcagcatttgacaccatcgatcactccatcctcctctcctgcctcgctgaccttggaatctctgggactgctctcacctggttctcctggttcgcacacgctactccactgctccgctcccgccaactggctcccgataccggcacgcattcatttcaatacattgaccctcacctaccgctgtctcgaccacattgcaccaagctaccttcagacactcgtctctccatacattccctccagaccactgcgctcctccagtgccagaagactaactctacctcctctccactctccttcctccagagcccgctccttctcatccctggtccctaaatggtggaacgacctgcccaccgaattcaaaacagcagagtccttgacctcattccagcgcttactcaagacgcatcttttccgacagtacttgtaatattagtcctctatccctgctagttagcacttcacagttattattatgctgctcgtgttcttgattgttttcctccttgctcccttccccgtagcccttgactgtgaccctacatcttagcttagcttttaccatccaggatgtaggacctcacttactgtacttgtgtaaattgtaaattagaatttgtaaaatgtattttgaattgctatgttttagataaattgaatttgaattgattgatgccttgtacttaactgtattttcgcactttgtttgcacttatgttgtaagtcgccctggataagggcttctgccaagaaataaactgacttattacatttgagctgcctggagtagaatcggacacacaggagaggaacatagaaactcgctgcctaaatcactgctattcataaattcactaccctgttgccaaatgctagctttatcaaaacaggatctgcagatgaattattaaataatttcaacaatacactaagcactgctttagatacagtagccccattaaggacacgacaaattaaaccaacaaaacactcaccatggtttgacgaacacactcgctcacttaaaacagaatgccatagatgtgagcgtaaatggagagaaacaaaactaggggtcttccacatggcatggaatgacagtataataagatacaagcagcccTGCCCTCTGCTAGGTcagcctactactccaatttaatagagacgcataagaataacccgcgttttctttttaatacaatagcgacacttactaaccagcaggtaaagccttcagaggttatcccccccaatttcacctgtagtgacttcatggatcatttcaatagcaaagttaatggcattagaaaacagatagaacaggaaacatacacagatactatagccgacacatgcagtccttcacagcttctgcctaccttggactcgtttaacgcagtaaatcaccaggaattggtctccttaattactaaaatgaaaacaacaaactgcgcactagaccctatacccactaaactgctaaaacaatctctgccattaattattcacagaatacacaatattatgaatgtctctttatcctcaggatctgttcctgattcgtttaaaatagctgtaattaaaccacttcttaagaaatccagtgtCGACccaaaccaacttaaacactatcgacctcaaaccttcccttcttTTCTAAGggtctagagaaagtagttgcaaaccagttgcaagcttttttaactgataatcatctttatgaaaaattcAAAATCCGGCTTCCGTTCcagccatagtacagaaacagCCCTgctaaaagtattgaatgacgtgctTCAGTCCTCCGACGTAGGGcacgccagtgttattattttattagacttaagtgcggcttttgacacaatcgacaacaaaatcttgatacaccgcttagaaaactgtattggcctatctcgcaatgtgctgtcatggtttaaatcatatctgtcaaacagactccaatatgtacagattaatgagaaccactcaaatttaactgaggttaagtacggagtcccacaggcctcagtcctcggacctatacttttttcattgtaaatgctccctttaggtgatataatttgacgacataatattaactttcacagttacgcagacgacacaattatatctgtcagtaaatcctaacaacaccatagacctagaaaaactaatctgctgtctgtgtgagattaaaacatggatgacaaaaaaaattcttatgcttaattctgacaaaacagaagtcctaattttaggagacaaaaatcgaactgttcatcatgcactaacaaaactgagtaatgataactttaatttctcccctaaggagatggcatgaaacctgggtgtcatctgtgatcataatctatcctttgaatcacacattcacaatgtgtcgagatcttccatccttcagcttagaaacattgctagactaagacaattccgctccagtattggcttgtcttcactggctgcctgtgcactacaggatagactataaagttctcttattaacatttaaagccctaaagggactggcacctccctacctaaaatatctccttatcgaatacactccaggtcagccattgagatcacaggaagccggttacttagcgctccctaaaatacacaagaaaactgcaGGTGGTAGAGCTTTCAGTTATAGGGCtccgaagctgtggaacgatcttccagccaatgtaagagatgccccctctgtctaagcctttaaatcacgtctgaagactcatctgttcagtctctgtttttctagcccatagtgccgctggtgtgccatggacatgcaattgcacaactgtctttggaaaggTCCTGCACTGcttgaccagtatctgagcacgactgccttcttttcttccagcaacagccccctctgagggtccaacgaggcacctcgtcccccaccatggaagtctgatgaggcacaacccaccccagaggcacttcaccatggagggtcaacggggcatccacacccaaggtatGACGAGCCATCACATCCCAaagtctgttgatggtccaacccccccacccccgagaggcctcctccagagggaagaccacagccagcagcaccaataaagaactttctgatctccttgttgctgtaacaactatactgcctggaggggaggcaaccattaggcctaggccctaagccgtggacccccagagattcattttctcctacatgccatccataggagttttttgtttttctctcctcagtgccaaaatggtttatttacttaaatgttcactcactgtattctagatcatgtaaaatgtttacaggtctatattttattttattgtttttatgtattttattttgctgtacgtttgttgtatgtttaccagtctgtatagcgctctgtggctaccctgtgaagggcgctatacaaataaaaattgattgattgattgattgatatgaTACATTCGTGTGTTTGTCTATATTACATGTTGATAGTTGTTTTTGGCCATACCTCTGAGATATTTTTGctataaatgttaaaataagaGTCACGCCCATCCATTTTGAGTATTTCTGCCGAGTTCTAAGTCAGTCTGATTACAGTGATTCAAGCAAGCCGGGACTCACAGCGCAGAGCCGAGCAGACATTCATTGTGTggggtttattttgtattttttttgtttgttttaatcccAGCTAAAAacgttttacaattaaaatggaGATGAttcaaattaagttattttgcATAAATATAAACTTACTAAATGCAAATGTGTAAGATTTATTCATCGACCAATTGTACCTATGCACAGCAAGACAGACACGCGTTTCTGATCTTTGATCTACACAAATCACATGGTTTAAACCACCCCCACACAGTATTGCTGCCTGGTCAAAACATTATTCAGTCAGAATCCCACCCATTGGTGGagaagcgcagatctgcgcagaactgcggaaaaaaaacaaagcacgtGCTTTGACTGAAAAGCCATCTTTGTAAGGATCAGacgcaatttaaaaaaaaaatgttttaagtaGAAAATTAAGTTAGGTAAACATCTTTATATTACACAACCCAGAaggttaaaaaaatgttaaaccGATTGTGGTCCCTACTATAGGTAGCTCTGAGTTCTCAGTCAGGCACATCTGCAGCCTGTTTTATCTAGTACAGCAGGTAACGAGCAATGCACAACAGAGGGTTAATGTTATGTTTTCAACAGTACAATGTTACAGCCCGAAATGTGTCTGTTTTcccttttaattatttccctCCACTCCTCTACACAGCTGTGGCCTCTCTGCACTCCTCAGTAGAACAATGTCCTGCAGAACTGATAGAAGCTCCCTTCACACAATGTTGTAGATACTCTTGTAtctttattcttcccaagacacattttaaacaaatcgGTCAAAGGGTCAAAAAGTCTCCTGTTCACCATGtcagtgtttttctttcatagAAATGTTGTGTGGTGTAAACTCCTAATGAGGTGAACTAATTGCTTTAATTGCCTTTGTGTCCCAGCCTGTAGAGCCCCGGTGGACTGGGACCTGGTATAAAGCTGTGTGTGTTCAATTCAGATCCTCAATCCAGTGCTTCAGTCTAACTGGACCGTCAGAGCCGGTAAGTGTGCTGTACTCCTCTTCAGCTTAAGAGCAGATCAGTGTTGTCTTTCATTATTACACTATTTGTGATCCTAGCATGTTCAATATGAGAGATTACATTAGACATGTCACAGAGTATAAACCCCAGGAACACAGCATATGGTCTATGCACTCAAGCTTCAGGTTCTGTGCTTCTTCTATGAGGGCACATTCTTCAGTGACCCTCTGTTTCCAACATGAGACTAAACAGATTATACTGACTCCAATAAAACCTGGGTTTGGAAAGCTTTGAAAAGAAAGGACTGTGCCATACAGCCTTGATGATGCTGCAGAATTGAGAACTTGTCTCTGCTTTATTTCTGAGAACATGTGTGGATCAGTTAATGTTTCCAGCTTTGTTAGCATTGGGTGTGCAACCTCTTCTGTTATTGAATGCAGTTAATTTTGCAAAAACTTAATTAAATTCTATTCTTCCTTCACTTGTTTCTAATGTTACTTGGtgtgaaaaaatattaataccagaataatgttttaaaaatgtttttaaaagtaagaaatacatttaaataaagaaaatgtggtTGCAAAATAATTGGGATTGCACAATAGGTGAGTATCAATGATAGTGTCTGACATTTCTCTGCTGACATGTCACAGGTAAGGTAAGGCAGCCACTACTGCTGGAGGTAAGACACATTACACATCATATATAGTTAGACAGTGTCACTGTGCAAATATTTacggacctaactgtatacagccataacattatgaccacctgcctaatattgtgtaggtcccccttttgccgccaaaacagcccagacccatcgaggcatggactcctctagacctctgaaggtgtgctgtggtatctgtcaCCAAGactttagcagcagatcctttaagtcctgtaagttgcgaggtggggcctccatggatcggacttgtttggccaacacatcccacagatgctcgattgaattgagatctggggaatttggagtcaagtcaacaccttaaactcgtgattcatcagaccaggccaccttcttccattgctccgtggtctagttctgatgctcacatgttcattgtaggcgctttcggcagtggacaggggtcagcatgggcaccctgactggtctgcggctacgcagccccatacgcaacagactgtgatgcactgtgtgttctgacacctttccttcagaaccagcatgaactttttcagcaatttgagctacagtagctcgtctgttggattggaccacacgggccagccttcgctccccacttgcatcaatgagccttggccatcCATGGCCCTGTTtccggttcaccgctttcccttccttggaccacttttgataggtactgaccactgcagaccgggaacaccccacagctgcagttttggagatgctctgacccagtcgtctagccatcacaatttggcccttgtcaaagtcgctcagatcctttacgcttgcccatttttcctgcttctaacacatcaactttgtggaaaacatgttcacttgctgcctaatatatcccatccactgacagatgccatgataacgagattatcagtgttattcatacTCCTGATCGATGTATATTTATACACTAGACAAACTATATATAAGTTGTGCTCAGTATCTGTATTTAtaggattacattttttttttaaaggataaaaatataaattttgaGCGTTGTTTGTCTGATGTTGATCTCCTtttcatatatttgtaaatgttgttttttattacctgcCTGGATACATTTTCCTTTCATGTCTTAAACATTGTATATATCTTCTTCAATTGCATTGCAGGATACTTTCTCATAATTTCTGGTGTTTTTCAGAACAGCCATGGCTGATACAAACTACACAGGATCAATGGTCAGTGAATTCATTATTGTTGGTTTCCCTGGACTGCAGGACAGAGAGAGCAAGGCCATCCTGTTTGCTGTGTTCCTGACAGTCTACCTCCTCATTGTACTGGGGAATCTTCTCCTTATTTGCATACTGGCAGCAGACACAAGCTTGCACACTCCCATGTACCTGACAATATGTAGTCTGGCCATTATTGACATCATCCTTTCTACATGCACCGTACCCACTATGCTAGCTGTCTTCAATTCTGTTACTTACACTGTCTCCGTCTCAGCATGCTTTACCCAGACCTACTTCTATATGGCTCTACCATCTATAGAAAGATTTAACTTACTGCTCATGGCTTATGACAGGTATGTGGCCATCTGTCACCCACTCCACTACCCAGCCAGGATGACCGTTAAGTTCACTTTGCAACTCATAGTTGTTTGTTGGCTGGCAGGGTTCCTGAGCCCAATCCTTGGTTTTAGTGTGACACTCACAATCCGTTTCTGTGGACCCAATAGAGTTCTGCAATGCTTTTGTGATTATGCTGGAGTGCTACGCCTGGCCTGTGGAGATGTTCTCTCAATTAGCTATGTTAGCTTATTTGTTGTGCTGAGTCTTCTTCTCATCCCTCTGTTTTTCATTGTGCTGTCCTATGTGAAGATCATCCAGTCAGTATTGCATATCTCCAGCTCAGTGGGAAGAGCCAAGGCCTTCTCTACCTGCAGCTCACACCTGCTGGTCATCTCTGTGTTCTTCCTCACGTCCGCAGGAGTCTACATCTCCTACAGGATTCCTGGGACCTCAGTAGACATGCGTGTTATGGGGTCTGTGATTCAGAATGTCTTCCCCCCCCTCATGAATCCAATCATTTACTGCCTGAGGACTAAAGAGATCAGGGACAGCTTGGTGAAAACCCTGAAAAAGAGCAGTATCTTCCCAGTTAGCAAGtgaaagttttttatttattattgcttGTAATTGGATTTAATGCACAATTGATAACTAATGCCTGATCCCCCCTAAGAGTGCACCTGTTGCCTATGAGGGTGCTGCTTGGCAACAGGCTTCCTCAGTTATGTGATGTACACCTGTCCTTAATTTTGTGATGTAAAGGTGGGGTTTAAAAGGTCAAGGAAGAAACAGGACAGAGTGGAAGAAGTACAGTCTCTTGGGTTTAATTAGAGTTGGGGTGCACAGGCAGATTGTGGCCGGGCGACAGCTGGGGTTTGGAGCTCCACTGCCTGTTGCCGTTTCCACGTATTCTGCGGGTAAAATACCCACTCGGCTGGATCAGGAGGGAGTGTGACTACCACCCATGGTTGGTACGGTggaacagagtgtgtgtgacagaCTGTGTCAATGACCATTGGTGGAGGACTCAGGAATTGGTGAAGGGGGGGACTGAACTATTATACTCTAAATGGACTGAGAGAGATGGGACTTTAAATGTATTAGTGTTtcatgtgtttgtatgtattgctacttgtttttttgtgattACAGAGAAGGGAATTGAAGTTCAGTATTCATTAGAAACGTAATTATTGTTGACTCTACTTGTATGTAGATTTGAAAGACTGAATGTGATTTTTGTTCCTAA
It includes:
- the LOC136751735 gene encoding olfactory receptor 6N1-like, with protein sequence MADTNYTGSMVSEFIIVGFPGLQDRESKAILFAVFLTVYLLIVLGNLLLICILAADTSLHTPMYLTICSLAIIDIILSTCTVPTMLAVFNSVTYTVSVSACFTQTYFYMALPSIERFNLLLMAYDRYVAICHPLHYPARMTVKFTLQLIVVCWLAGFLSPILGFSVTLTIRFCGPNRVLQCFCDYAGVLRLACGDVLSISYVSLFVVLSLLLIPLFFIVLSYVKIIQSVLHISSSVGRAKAFSTCSSHLLVISVFFLTSAGVYISYRIPGTSVDMRVMGSVIQNVFPPLMNPIIYCLRTKEIRDSLVKTLKKSSIFPVSK